The Candidatus Hydrogenedentota bacterium genome segment TTACCTGCCCTCGCCGGTGGATGTGGATGAGATTCACGGCACGGTGCCCCACGAGCCCGAGAAGAAGCTTTCGCGCAAGCCCGCGGACAACGAGCCGTTCTCCGCGCTGGCCTTCAAGATCATTACCGACCCGCACGTGGGCCGTCTTACCTTCATCCGCGTGTACTCCGGCGTCCTGAGCGCGGGGGACCAGGTCCTCAATGCGCGCACGGGCAAGAAAGAGCGCCTGGGCCGCCTGCTCGAAATGCACGCCAACGAGCGCTCCGACCTTCAGGAGCTGCGGGCCGGCGATATCGGCGCGGTAATCGGCTGTAAGAACACGACGACCGGCGACACGCTTTGCGACGCCGACAAGACCATCGCGCTTATGGCGGTGGACTTCCCCGAGCCGGTGGTTCACATCGCCATCGAGCCGAAGACCAAGGCCGACCAGGACAAGATGTCCGAAGCGCTGGTCAAGCTTTCCGACGAGGACCCGACGTTCCGCGTGCGGAGCGACGAAGAAACCGGCCAGACGATTATCGCGGGGATGGGCGAGCTTCACCTCGACATCATCGTGGACCGCATGAAGCGCGAGTTCAAGGTCGAAGCCAACATCGGCAAGCCGATGGTGGCGTACCGCGAATCCATCCGGAAGCCGGCCCAGGGCGAGATGAAGTTTGTCCGCCAGTCCGGCGGCCGGGGCCAGTACGGCCACGTGGTGCTGACGCTGGAGCCGGGCGACCCGGGTTCGGGCTTCACGTTCGAAAGCAAGATTGTGGGCGGCGTGATCCCCAAGGAATACATTCCCGCCGTGGAAAAAGGCTGCAAGGAAGCGGTCGAGTCCGGCGTGATTACGGGCTACCCGATGGTGGACGTGAAGGTGGTTCTGACCTTCGGCTCGTACCACGAGGTGGACTCTTCGGAAATGGCGTTCCAGATTGCCGGGTCGATGGCCCTGAAGGCCGCCGCGCCGAAGGCGTCGCCGGTGCTGCTGGAGCCGGTGATGAAGGTGGAGGTGATAACGCCGGACGAGTACACCGGCGAAGTGATTGGCGACTTCAACAGCCGCCGCGGCCGCCTGGAGGGCATGGAGAGCGAAGGCAGCACGCAGACGATCAAGGCGTTCGTGCCGCTCGCGGAGATGTTCGGCTATGCGAACTCGCTGCGCTCCCGCACCCAGGGCCGCGCGTCCTACAGCATGGAATTTGCGAATTACGAGCCCGCGCCGACCGGCGTGGCCAACGAGATTATGGAAAAGGCCGGCAGCAGCTTCCGCTTCTAGCCGCACCCTTGTTCCGAACCGTATCGATCCAGAATGGCTGACCGGCCGCGTTAGCAGCCCGAAAGAAGGAGAAAGAAGACCATGGCCAAGGCAAAATTCGAACGTACCAAGCCACACGTGAACGTGGGTACGATCGGTCACGTTGACCACGGCAAGACGACCCTCACGAGCGCGATCACGAAGGTGCTGGCGAAGACCGGCGGCGCGACGGCCATGAACTTTGCGGACATCGACAAGGCGCCCGAGGAAAAGGAGCGCGGCATCACGATCTCCATCGCGCACGTCGAATACCAGACCGAGAACCGCCACTATGCGCACGTGGACTGCCCCGGCCACGCCGACTACGTCAAGAACATGATCACGGGCGCGGCCCAGATGGACGGCGCCATCCTCGTGGTCGCCGCGAACGACGGCCCCATGTCCCAGACGCGCGAGCACATCCTGCTGGCGCGCCAGGTGAACGTGCCCGCGATCGTGGTGTTCATGAACAAGGTGGACATGGTCGACGATCCCGAGCTGCTGGAGCTGGTGGAGATGGAGCTGCGCGAGCTGCTCTCGAAGTACGAATTCCCGGGCGACGACCTGCCCATCATCATGGGTTCGGCGCTGGCCGCGATGGAAGACCGCGACGACGAGATCGGCGCGAACAAGATCCTCGAGTTGATGCGCGCGGTCGATGAATACATCCCGACCCCGGTCCGCGACCTGGACAAGCCCTTCCTGATGGCCATTGAAGACGTGTTCACGATCACGGGCCGCGGCACGGTCGCAACCGGCAAGATCGACCAGGGCGTCATCCACGTGGGCGACAAGGTGGAGATCCTGGGCATCAAGGATAAGAAGGACACGACGGTCACCGGCGTGGAAATGTTCCGCAAGCTGATGGACGAAGGCCAGGCGGGCGACAACGTGGGCCTGCTGCTTCGCGGGATCGACCGCGAGGACATCGAGCGCGGCCAGGTTGTTGCGAAGCCGGGCTCGATCACGCCGCACACGAAGTTTGAGGGCGAGGTCTACGTGCTGACGAAGGAGGAAGGCGGCCGCCACACGCCGTTCTTCACGGGCTACCGCCCGCAGTTCTACTTCCGCACGACGGACGTGACCGGGAAGCTGGAGCTTCCGGAGGGTGTGGAGATGGTGATGCCGGGCGACAACGTGACGATTTCGGCCGAGCTTATCGCGCCCATCGCCATGACCGAAGAGCTCCGCTTCGCCATCCGCGAAGGCGGCCGCACGGTCGGCGCCGGCGTGGTGACCAAGATTATCGAGTAAGTACCGTGCGCCCCCGCCTCCCCGAGAGGCGGGGGCCCGCATGAGATTGGAACTAAGGCGCCACCGCTTCGGCGTTAGCTTGGAGACAGTCAATGGCTGCGAGCCACAAGATACGAATCAAATTGCGGGCCTACGACCACCGCCTGCTGGACCAGTCCGCGCAGGAGATCGTCGCGGCCGCCCAGCGCACGGGCGCCGGCGTTCACGGCCCGATCCCGCTGCCGACGAACACGACCAAGTACACCGTGCTGCGGGGACCGCACATCGACAAGAAGTCCCGCGAGCAGTTCGAAAGCCGGACGCACAAGCGCTTGATGGACATCGTGAACCCCACGGCCTCCACCGTGGACGCGCTGATGAAACTGGTGCTGCCGGCCGGCGTGGACGTGGAAATCAAGCAATAGCCCAGAGCGAACGAATGCGCGCCTGCGCGCTGGTTCGCAGGGCGGTGTAAGGATTACCAAGAACATGGTAAATGGACTGTTAGGGCGAAAGCTGGGCATGACCCGGGTGTTCACCGAAGACGGGCGCTGGATACACGTGACCCTCGTCGAGGCGGGCCCCTGCACGGTCATCCAGAAGAAGACCCAGGATTCCGATGGCTACGACGCGATACAGGTCGGCTTTGGCGAGGCCCGGGAATCCCGGCTGAACAAGCCGCAGCTCGGCCATTTCAAGAAGGCGGGCCAGGCCCCGAAGCAGGTCCTCCGCGAGTTTCGCGTGCAGGCGGACGCCGAGCTGAACGTCGGCGACGAGATCCGCAACGACATATTCAAGGCGGGCGATCGCGTGGACGTGTCGGGCACGAGCAAGGGCAAGGGCTTTGCCGGCGTAATCAAGCGGCACGGCATGGGCGGCGGCCCCGGCGCGCACGGCTCGCACTTCCACCGCGCGCCCGGCTCGATCGGCCAGAGTGCGGATCCGTCCAAGGTCTACAAGGGCAAGCGCCTTCCGGGCCGGATGGGTAACAACAACCGCACGACCCAGAACATAGAAATCGTGGACGTCGACGCCGAAAAGAACCTGCTGCTGCTCCGCGGGGCGGTTCCGGGCGCGAACGGCGGGGTAGTCGTCCTGCAACGCAGCGTGAAGGGAGCCAAGTAACCATGGCAACCTTGAAACTAGTCAATATGAACGGCGAAGAACAGGGCGGTGTTGAAGCCAGCGACGCCATCTTCAATGTCGAAGAGAACGCGGCGATGGTCCATGAGGTGGTCCTCGCGCTTCGCAACGCGCAGCGCCAGGGCACGCACAAGACCAAGACCCGCCGCGAAGTAAGCGGCGGCGGCGCGAAGCCGTTCCGCCAGAAGGGGACGGGCCGGGCGCGCCAGGGTTCGACGCGCGAGCCGCAGATGCGCGGCGGCGGCACGGTCCACGGTCCGGTGCCTCGGAGCTACCGGCAGAACGTGACCAAGAAGGTCCGCCGCCAGGCGCTCTGCTGCGTGTTGAGCGATCGCTTCCGCCGCGAACGGCTGAGTGTGATCCAGGGCTTGCAGCTTGAAGGCATCAAGACCAAGCCGGTCGCCGAGATGCTTGACAAGGTGTCGCGCGAAGGCCGCAAGACGCTGCTGGTCACGGCGGGCTACGACGAGAATATTCTTCTGTCCTCGCGGAACATCGAACGGGTGACCGTGCGCACCGCGGAGGAAGTGAATACCCTGGATGTGCTGGCGGCGGTTCGCGTGGTGGTGCAGGAGGAGGCGCTGGCGAAACTTGAGGAGCGGCTGTCATGAGCCAACTTTCCCCGTACCAGATAGTCAAG includes the following:
- the fusA gene encoding elongation factor G, whose product is MARSLPLDKVRNIGIMAHIDAGKTTVTERILYFSGRVHRVGEVHDGAATMDYMEQERERGITITSAATACSWKDHKINIIDTPGHVDFTAEVERSLRVLDGAVAVFCAVAGVQPQSETVWRQADRYHVPRMAFINKMDRVGANFEKAVASMKDRLGANPVPIQLPIGAEDDFNGVIDLVTMKAYTWEGQGIEVKPVEMDVPADLKDQAEEWRHNLVEAAAEADESLMEKYFAEEELTVDEIRAGIRKGTIAGNFTPVVCGTALRSKGVQLMMDAVTYYLPSPVDVDEIHGTVPHEPEKKLSRKPADNEPFSALAFKIITDPHVGRLTFIRVYSGVLSAGDQVLNARTGKKERLGRLLEMHANERSDLQELRAGDIGAVIGCKNTTTGDTLCDADKTIALMAVDFPEPVVHIAIEPKTKADQDKMSEALVKLSDEDPTFRVRSDEETGQTIIAGMGELHLDIIVDRMKREFKVEANIGKPMVAYRESIRKPAQGEMKFVRQSGGRGQYGHVVLTLEPGDPGSGFTFESKIVGGVIPKEYIPAVEKGCKEAVESGVITGYPMVDVKVVLTFGSYHEVDSSEMAFQIAGSMALKAAAPKASPVLLEPVMKVEVITPDEYTGEVIGDFNSRRGRLEGMESEGSTQTIKAFVPLAEMFGYANSLRSRTQGRASYSMEFANYEPAPTGVANEIMEKAGSSFRF
- the tuf gene encoding elongation factor Tu, with protein sequence MAKAKFERTKPHVNVGTIGHVDHGKTTLTSAITKVLAKTGGATAMNFADIDKAPEEKERGITISIAHVEYQTENRHYAHVDCPGHADYVKNMITGAAQMDGAILVVAANDGPMSQTREHILLARQVNVPAIVVFMNKVDMVDDPELLELVEMELRELLSKYEFPGDDLPIIMGSALAAMEDRDDEIGANKILELMRAVDEYIPTPVRDLDKPFLMAIEDVFTITGRGTVATGKIDQGVIHVGDKVEILGIKDKKDTTVTGVEMFRKLMDEGQAGDNVGLLLRGIDREDIERGQVVAKPGSITPHTKFEGEVYVLTKEEGGRHTPFFTGYRPQFYFRTTDVTGKLELPEGVEMVMPGDNVTISAELIAPIAMTEELRFAIREGGRTVGAGVVTKIIE
- the rpsJ gene encoding 30S ribosomal protein S10, which gives rise to MAASHKIRIKLRAYDHRLLDQSAQEIVAAAQRTGAGVHGPIPLPTNTTKYTVLRGPHIDKKSREQFESRTHKRLMDIVNPTASTVDALMKLVLPAGVDVEIKQ
- the rplC gene encoding 50S ribosomal protein L3, whose translation is MVNGLLGRKLGMTRVFTEDGRWIHVTLVEAGPCTVIQKKTQDSDGYDAIQVGFGEARESRLNKPQLGHFKKAGQAPKQVLREFRVQADAELNVGDEIRNDIFKAGDRVDVSGTSKGKGFAGVIKRHGMGGGPGAHGSHFHRAPGSIGQSADPSKVYKGKRLPGRMGNNNRTTQNIEIVDVDAEKNLLLLRGAVPGANGGVVVLQRSVKGAK
- the rplD gene encoding 50S ribosomal protein L4; its protein translation is MATLKLVNMNGEEQGGVEASDAIFNVEENAAMVHEVVLALRNAQRQGTHKTKTRREVSGGGAKPFRQKGTGRARQGSTREPQMRGGGTVHGPVPRSYRQNVTKKVRRQALCCVLSDRFRRERLSVIQGLQLEGIKTKPVAEMLDKVSREGRKTLLVTAGYDENILLSSRNIERVTVRTAEEVNTLDVLAAVRVVVQEEALAKLEERLS